The following proteins are co-located in the Acropora palmata chromosome 11, jaAcrPala1.3, whole genome shotgun sequence genome:
- the LOC141897920 gene encoding somatostatin receptor type 5-like isoform X1 has product MLFGPRSYYCYHGDHVFESSPQALEKWHSCNFIVRAGKITIKTSTIPVFETTAVMSPANIVFTLFFTVLIVINLLGNGVVCVVVLRYRGMRAPINYLLVNLALADMMVALGIASQYVITWTYHHPYGTSGDYLCRFLTGGNFIWIGGVASGFFLTVIAVERYLAITRPIRDRFRLTTRRLTLVITIGWIFAVIYNLPLFFVVKLVKGRENYCTETWSPYENLGKAFSVACFFVYGAIPIVTMVIMYSRVLYKLWKGGIRATLLSEQARIRSKLKVTKMVIVVSILYAICWFPNLVIYMLSKFTPDLFGHGSYFFADPFVVSVVLVALNSAMNPFIYALHSTKFRKYIKGALCCRTYRAADFMNSYNANFRYNLNHDDGIQKKSKQVILTSHNAL; this is encoded by the exons ATGCTTTTTGGTCCACGGAGCTATTATTGTTACCATGGTGATCATGTATTCGAGAGTTCTCCGCAAGCTCTGGAAAAGTGGCATTCATGCAACTTTATTGTCCGAGCAGGCAAGATTACGATCAAAAC TTCGACAATTCCAGTGTTTGAAACCACGGCTGTCATGTCACCGGCAAACATTGTGTTCACGTTGTTTTTCACTGTTCTGATCGTCATAAATCTCCTTGGAAACGGCGTCGTGTGCGTGGTTGTGTTACGATATCGTGGCATGCGAGCACCAATCAATTATTTGCTTGTTAACCTGGCCTTGGCAGACATGATGGTCGCGTTGGGCATTGCCTCTCAGTACGTTATTACGTGGACATATCATCATCCATACGGCACTTCGGGGGACTATCTCTGCAGATTCTTAACTGGAGGGAACTTTATCTGGATTGGTGGTGTCGCTTCGGGGTTTTTCCTAACGGTAATAGCTGTGGAGCGTTATCTTGCCATAACTCGACCCATCAGAGATCGTTTTCGATTGACAACTCGTCGACTAACACTTGTCATAACCATTGGTTGGATTTTTGCTGTGATTTAtaatttgccattgttcttTGTGGTCAAACTCGTTAAAGGCAGAGAAAACTATTGCACAGAAACCTGGTCTCCGTATGAAAACTTGGGAAAGGCATTTTCAGTAGCATGCTTTTTCGTCTACGGAGCAATTCCAATTGTTACCATGGTGATCATGTATTCGAGAGTTCTCTACAAGCTATGGAAAGGTGGCATTCGTGCAACACTGTTGTCCGAGCAGGCAAGAATACGTTCAAAACTTAAGGTCACTAAAATGGTTATCGTGGTCAGTATTTTGTATGCTATCTGCTGGTTTCCAAATTTAGTAATTTATATGTTATCTAAATTTACCCCTGACCTGTTCGGACACGGCTCATACTTTTTTGCTGATCCTTTTGTCGTCTCTGTTGTACTTGTGGCTCTAAATTCTGCCATGAACCCCTTCATCTATGCCCTTCATAGCACCAAGTTCCGTAAGTACATCAAGGGCGCCCTCTGTTGCAGGACTTACCGGGCAGCGGACTTTATGAATTCCTATAATGCGAATTTCAGGTACAACCTTAATCATGACGATGGAATTCAGAAGAAAAGTAAGCAAGTGATATTGACTTCACATAATGCACTTTAA
- the LOC141897920 gene encoding somatostatin receptor type 5-like isoform X2 has translation MSPANIVFTLFFTVLIVINLLGNGVVCVVVLRYRGMRAPINYLLVNLALADMMVALGIASQYVITWTYHHPYGTSGDYLCRFLTGGNFIWIGGVASGFFLTVIAVERYLAITRPIRDRFRLTTRRLTLVITIGWIFAVIYNLPLFFVVKLVKGRENYCTETWSPYENLGKAFSVACFFVYGAIPIVTMVIMYSRVLYKLWKGGIRATLLSEQARIRSKLKVTKMVIVVSILYAICWFPNLVIYMLSKFTPDLFGHGSYFFADPFVVSVVLVALNSAMNPFIYALHSTKFRKYIKGALCCRTYRAADFMNSYNANFRYNLNHDDGIQKKSKQVILTSHNAL, from the coding sequence ATGTCACCGGCAAACATTGTGTTCACGTTGTTTTTCACTGTTCTGATCGTCATAAATCTCCTTGGAAACGGCGTCGTGTGCGTGGTTGTGTTACGATATCGTGGCATGCGAGCACCAATCAATTATTTGCTTGTTAACCTGGCCTTGGCAGACATGATGGTCGCGTTGGGCATTGCCTCTCAGTACGTTATTACGTGGACATATCATCATCCATACGGCACTTCGGGGGACTATCTCTGCAGATTCTTAACTGGAGGGAACTTTATCTGGATTGGTGGTGTCGCTTCGGGGTTTTTCCTAACGGTAATAGCTGTGGAGCGTTATCTTGCCATAACTCGACCCATCAGAGATCGTTTTCGATTGACAACTCGTCGACTAACACTTGTCATAACCATTGGTTGGATTTTTGCTGTGATTTAtaatttgccattgttcttTGTGGTCAAACTCGTTAAAGGCAGAGAAAACTATTGCACAGAAACCTGGTCTCCGTATGAAAACTTGGGAAAGGCATTTTCAGTAGCATGCTTTTTCGTCTACGGAGCAATTCCAATTGTTACCATGGTGATCATGTATTCGAGAGTTCTCTACAAGCTATGGAAAGGTGGCATTCGTGCAACACTGTTGTCCGAGCAGGCAAGAATACGTTCAAAACTTAAGGTCACTAAAATGGTTATCGTGGTCAGTATTTTGTATGCTATCTGCTGGTTTCCAAATTTAGTAATTTATATGTTATCTAAATTTACCCCTGACCTGTTCGGACACGGCTCATACTTTTTTGCTGATCCTTTTGTCGTCTCTGTTGTACTTGTGGCTCTAAATTCTGCCATGAACCCCTTCATCTATGCCCTTCATAGCACCAAGTTCCGTAAGTACATCAAGGGCGCCCTCTGTTGCAGGACTTACCGGGCAGCGGACTTTATGAATTCCTATAATGCGAATTTCAGGTACAACCTTAATCATGACGATGGAATTCAGAAGAAAAGTAAGCAAGTGATATTGACTTCACATAATGCACTTTAA
- the LOC141897714 gene encoding somatostatin receptor type 5-like, giving the protein MKIVVIFKNIPDLSLISKFESNKTSHVCVEVPLNLRLFLHVIENWVFSCFNKISRVRQFQCLKQPTAGEEDMTAISPVQIVSTLLFTALIVINLLGNSVVCVVVLRYRGMRAPINYLLVNLALADMLVALGIACQYLITWTYHHSYGTSGAYICKFLTGGNFIRIGGLTSGFFLMAIAVERYLAITQLIRDRFRLTTRRLTAVIIVGWTFAVVYNMPLFLVVELIKDGGNQCTEHWCPNENLGKAFSVGCFFVFGAIPVVTMVTLYSKVLYKLWKGGIHATLLCEQARIRSKLKVTKMVIVVSVLYAICWLPNLVIYMLSRFNPDLLGHGSYFFADTFVISVVLVALNAAMNPFIYALHSTNFLRHIKSALCCRTYRAADLTNAYNANFRCKFSPDDGTQKRGLRVNLILHKYTLTSSKQETIGECVT; this is encoded by the exons ATGAAGATCGTTGTTATCTTTAAAAATATACCTGACCTGTCTTTGATCTCTAAATTCGAAAGTAATAAAACATCACACGTGTGTGTCGAGGTCCCTTTGAATTTGCGTCTCTTTCTTCATGTAATTGAGAACTGggtgttttcttgtttcaataaGATATCAAGAG TTCGACAATTCCAGTGTTTAAAACAACCAACTGCGGGTGAAGAAGATATGACGGCCATTTCACCAGTTCAAATTGTGTCCACGTTGCTTTTCACTGCTCTGATCGTTATCAATCTCCTTGGTAACAGCGTCGTGTGCGTGGTTGTGTTACGATATCGTGGCATGCGAGCTCCAATCAATTATTTGCTTGTTAACCTGGCCTTGGCAGACATGTTAGTCGCGTTGGGCATTGCCTGTCAGTACCTTATCACGTGGACATATCACCATTCATACGGCACTTCGGGCGCCTACATCTGCAAATTCTTAACTGGTGGAAACTTTATCCGCATTGGTGGACTCACTTCAGGGTTTTTCTTGATGGCAATAGCTGTGGAACGTTATCTTGCTATAACTCAACTCATTAGAGACCGTTTCCGATTGACAACTCGTCGACTGACAGCTGTCATAATCGTTGGTTGGACCTTTGCTGTGGTTTACAATATGCCATTGTTTCTTGTGGTCGAACTCATTAAAGACGGAGGAAACCAATGCACGGAACACTGGTGCCCAAATGAAAACCTGGGAAAGGCTTTTTCGGTTGGGTGCTTTTTTGTCTTCGGAGCTATTCCAGTTGTAACCATGGTGACCTTGTATTCGAAAGTTCTCTACAAGCTATGGAAAGGTGGCATCCATGCAACTTTATTGTGCGAGCAGGCAAGAATAAGGTCAAAACTTAAGGTCACTAAAATGGTTATCGTGGTCAGTGTGTTGTATGCCATTTGCTGGCTTCCAAATTTAGTGATTTATATGTTATCTAGATTTAATCCAGACCTTTTGGGACATGGCTCATACTTTTTTGCTGATACTTTCGTCATCTCTGTCGTACTTGTGGCCCTAAATGCCGCCATGAACCCCTTCATCTATGCTCTTCATAGCACAAACTTTCTTAGACACATCAAGAGCGCCCTCTGTTGCAGGACGTACAGGGCAGCGGACTTGACGAATGCTTATAATGCGAATTTCAGATGCAAATTCAGTCCTGACGATGGAACTCAGAAGAGAGGTCTGCGGGTGAACTTGATTTTACATAAATACACTTTAACTTCCTCAAAACAGGAAACGATTGGTGAATGTGTGACTTGA